A region from the Medicago truncatula cultivar Jemalong A17 chromosome 6, MtrunA17r5.0-ANR, whole genome shotgun sequence genome encodes:
- the LOC11417160 gene encoding F-box protein SKIP23 isoform X1, giving the protein METVDWSKLPTDLLNLISQRIDDDELDLIRFRSVCSTWRSSSVPNHHYILPYKFPVFKLPFISEQNDKNPPFCHLSKQNIFLIKPPQQQQEQQTLLRPWLIRVSQNTRGKTRFFHPLFCDSPLPRINLILDFRKLSLLHLGSNTFTRDFDTYSQHQPFNSDYMFPEKVIAVTCHGKNPLIVATISSHPEPLLSKCGNEKWKVIPDMSMEFGDICLFKGRAYAVDKIGKTIMVGSDSNVHLVAEPLDGGENKKLLVESDGDLLLACVHAFPVISVDLFKLNEKEKKWVKLTSLGDKVLFLGIKCSFSASFSDLYVAKGNCVIISADIFRRLSRLGSQASYVLDLDQGWLPLLCDSPEYSNLFWPPPKWI; this is encoded by the coding sequence ATGGAGACGGTCGACTGGTCTAAACTCCCAACAGACCTTCTCAATCTGATATCACAACGAATCGACGATGATGAACTCGATCTCATTCGCTTCCGATCAGTTTGTTCAACATGGCGCtcttcctccgtcccaaatcATCATTACATTTTACCCTACAAGTTCCCAGTCTTCAAATTACCATTCATCTCTGAGCAAAACGACAAAAACCCTCCATTCTGTCACCTCTCCAAACAAAATATCTTCCTCATCAAACCACCACagcaacaacaagaacaacaaacCCTACTTCGCCCTTGGTTGATAAGAGTTAGCCAAAACACGCGTGGCAAAACTCGATTTTTCCACCCACTTTTCTGTGATTCCCCTCTTCCTCGTATCAATCTCATTCTCGATTTCAGAAAATTATCTCTCCTCCATTTGGGAAGCAACACTTTCACTAGGGACTTCGACACCTATTCCCAACATCAACCCTTCAATAGTGACTACATGTTCCCTGAAAAGGTCATTGCTGTCACGTGCCATGGAAAAAACCCTCTCATTGTTGCCACAATATCCTCTCACCCAGAGCCGTTACTGTCGAAATGCGGCAATGAAAAATGGAAGGTGATCCCTGACATGTCGATGGAATTCGGAGACATATGCCTTTTTAAAGGGCGTGCTTATGCGGTTGACAAAATTGGCAAGACAATTATGGTTGGATCAGACTCAAATGTCCATTTAGTGGCTGAACCTTTGGATGGTGGTGAGAACAAGAAATTATTAGTGGAGAGCGATGGGGATTTGTTGTTAGCATGCGTTCATGCGTTTCCTGTAATAAGTGTTGATTTGTTTAAGCTTaatgagaaggagaagaagtggGTGAAGTTAACGAGTTTAGGGGATAAAGTTTTGTTCTTGGGGATAAAATGTTCGTTTTCTGCTTCTTTTTCAGATTTGTATGTTGCCAAAGGGAATTGTGTGATCATTAGTGCTGATATCTTTAGAAGACTTAGTCGACTTGGGTCACAGGCGAGCTATGTTTTGGACTTGGATCAAGGTTGGCTTCCGCTTTTGTGCGATTCTCCTGAATATTCCAACTTGTTTTGGCCACCTCCAAAGTGGATCTAA
- the LOC112422729 gene encoding uncharacterized protein, protein MDQQAQHLSQISQILANQQGGSFTANTQNNPNNGKNEQCKAITTRSGKEIGKGIGDNLEVERQVVDNKEEVESEKEEKEVLVEKDVEKDKKKEVGKNVPAHKLPYPKAQSKKDLEKHFKRFLDIFKRLEINIPFSEALEQMPTYAKFMKEILSKKHRYKEDETIQLDANCSAIIQRRLPKKEKDPGRVTLPVAIGKVNVGKALIDLGSSINLIPYSVVKRVGGLDMKLTRMTLQLADKSVARPMGIAEDVLVKVDKFVFPVDFVVMDIEEDDDVPLILGRTFMLAARMMIDYDDGLMKVRLDDEEINFNLHSAMKHSKDKGACFKVDAMDEVIMETRKQLHKPTPLERVLTDALSVLSAEEEKEIEECLKELETLKEIPPKKAKVEELKKEER, encoded by the exons ATGGACCAACAAGCTCAACATTTGAGTCAAATTTCACAAATATTGGCCAACCAACAAGGAGGGAGCTTCACAGCAAATACTCAAAACAATCCCAACAATGGTAAGAATGAACAATGTAAAGCAATTACCACAAGAAGCGGCAAGGAGATTGGGAAAGGGATTGGTGATAATTTAGAGGTGGAGAGACAAGTTGTTGACAATAAAGAGGAAGTGGAGAGTGAGAAGGAAGAG aaagaagtacTAGTTGAAAAGGATGTGGAGAAGGACAAAAAGAAAGAAGTCGGAAAGAATGTGCCGGCTCATAAGCTTCCATATCCTAAAGCTCAATCGAAGAAGGACTTGGAAAAACATTTCAAGAGATTCCTTGATATTTTCAAGCGATTGGAGATCAACATTCCTTTTTCCGAAGCTCTTGAACAAATGCCAACTTATGCCAAGTTCATGAAGGAGATCTTGTCCAAGAAGCATCGCTACAAAGAGGATGAAACAATTCAACTAGATGCAAATTGTAGCGCAATCATCCAAAGACGTTTgccaaagaaagaaaaagatccCGGAAGAGTAACATTGCCGGTAGCTATTGGAAAGGTCAATGTCGGTAAAGCTTTAATTGATCTAGGCTCAAGTATTAATCTTATTCCATACTCGGTTGTTAAACGAGTTGGTGGCCTAGATATGAAGTTAACAAGGATGACTTTACAACTAGCCGACAAGTCCGTGGCACGACCAATGGGAATTGCCGAAGATGTCTTAGTTAAAGTGGATAAATTTGTGTTTCCCGTTGACTTTGTGGTCATGGACATAGAAGAGGACGATGATGTGCCGCTAATTCTTGGTAGAACATTCATGCTTGCCGCACGAATGATGATAGACTATGATGATGGATTGATGAAGGTGCGGCTTGACGATGAAGAAATCAACTTCAATCTCCATAGTGCAATGAAGCACTCCAAAGACAAAGGAGCTTGTTTCAAGGTGGATGCAATGGATGAAGTCATCATGGAAACAAGGAAACAATTGCATAAACCTACACCCCTTGAAAGAGTGCTCACCGACGCACTTAGTGTCCTTAGTGCGGAGGAGGAAAAGGAGATAGAAGAATGCTTGAAAGAGTTGGAAACCTTGAAGGAAATTCCTCCAAAGAAAGCAAAAGTGGAGGAGttgaaaaaggaagaaaggtGA
- the LOC11417159 gene encoding F-box protein At2g17036: MVVVDWSKLPTELLNLISQRIDNEVDLIRFQSICSTWRASSVPNHHHILPFKFPLLQTPFFSHQIETLINIDLPFGYLSKHNFFLIKPPQQQQQQTLLRPWLIRVCQNTRGQTQLFHPLFHHYPLPRIRLVLDFNKLSVLHLGSNNFIKDHDIKTDNGKYRFPIKVVAVTCHGKKPLVAVAPAFPPQPLLLKCGDGKWKVILDMSTGFGDICLFKGWPYVVDKIGKTVMVGPDSSVHLVAEPLVGRGNKKFLAESKGDLLLADVYDPDLNDSVWIDLFKLNEKEKKWVKLTSLGDRVLFLGEVCSFSVSASDLCVAKGNCVIFSYSIICSSKSESCILDLDQGRHSPLSDYPEYSNLFWPPPKWI; this comes from the coding sequence ATGGTGGTGGTCGACTGGTCTAAACTTCCAACGGAGCTTCTCAATCTGATATCACAACGAATCGATAATGAAGTTGATCTCATTCGATTTCAATCAATTTGTTCAACATGGCGCgcttcctccgtcccaaatcATCATCACATTTTACCCTTCAAGTTCCCACTCCTCCAAACCCCATTCTTCTCTCATCAGATTGAGACCCTCATCAACATTGACCTTCCATTCGGTTACCTCTCCAAACATAATTTCTTCCTCATCAaaccaccacaacaacaacaacaacaaactctACTTCGCCCTTGGTTGATAAGAGTTTGCCAAAACACGCGTGGCCAAACCCAATTATTCCACCCACTCTTCCATCACTACCCTCTTCCTCGTATCCGTCTTGTGCTCGATTTCAACAAATTATCTGTCCTCCATTTGGGAAGCAACAATTTCATTAAGGACCACGACATCAAAACCGACAATGGTAAGTACAGGTTCCCTATAAAGGTCGTTGCTGTCACGTGCCATGGAAAAAAACCTCTCGTTGCCGTTGCACCAGCCTTTCCCCCACAGCCGTTACTTTTGAAATGTGGTGATGGGAAATGGAAGGTGATCCTCGACATGTCAACGGGATTCGGAGACATATGCCTTTTTAAAGGGTGGCCTTATGTGGTTGACAAAATTGGTAAGACAGTTATGGTTGGACCAGACTCGAGTGTCCATTTAGTGGCTGAACCTTTGGTTGGTCGTGGAAACAAGAAATTCTTAGCGGAAAGCAAGGGAGATTTGTTGTTAGCGGATGTTTATGACCCTGATCTTAACGATTCTGTATGGATTGATTTGTTTAAACTTaatgagaaggagaagaagtggGTGAAGTTGACTAGTTTAGGGGATAGGGTTTTGTTCTTGGGAGAAGTATGTTCGTTCTCTGTTTCTGCTTCGGATTTGTGCGTTGCCAAAGGGAATTGTGTCATCTTTAGTTATAGTATCATCTGTTCATCTAAATCTGAAAGTTGTATTTTGGACTTGGATCAAGGTCGGCATTCGCCTCTATCTGATTATCCTGAATATTCCAACTTGTTCTGGCCACCTCCAAAGTGGATCTGA
- the LOC11422535 gene encoding uncharacterized protein, producing the protein MNRYSLQQNAFAACEEMRGSVTITDQKEPLICPKPRRVGVLSNVPVRQLRFHFNHQAEGSDSKAAAELLDMIFEKESHGDDFANHVAYSPPYFSVSPPVRAANPLVQDARFGNEIISSSPSGLPSPNSASRKGGCVRTSFGLKPAAVRVEGFDCLNRDRQNSSVPAVA; encoded by the exons ATGAACCGTTACAGTCTTCAGCAGAACGCCTTTGCAGCTTGTGAAGAGATGCGAGGCTCAGTTACCATTACTGATCAGAAGGAGCCTCTCATTTGTCCTAAGCCACGACGAGTCGGGGTCTTGTCGAACGTGCCTGTGCGACAATTGAGATTTCATTTCAA tCATCAAGCTGAGGGTTCTGATTCAAAAGCTGCGGCTGAGCTGCTTGACATGATTTTCGAGAAG GAGAGTCACGGGGACGACTTTGCTAATCATGTAGCCTATTCTCCTCCATATTTTTCCGTGTCTCCACCAGTCCGAGCTGCAAATCCCTTGGTCCAGGATGCTCGATTTGGAAACGAGATCatatcatcatcaccatcaggCTTGCCATCTCCAAATTCTGCATCCCGCAAAGGCGGATGTGTTAGGACTAGTTTTGGACTTAAACCGGCTGCTGTTAGAGTAGAAGGGTTCGATTGCCTCAACAGGGATCGCCAGAATTCCAGCGTCCCTGCTGTCGCTTAA
- the LOC11417160 gene encoding F-box protein SKIP23 isoform X2 translates to METVDWSKLPTDLLNLISQRIDDDELDLIRFRSVCSTWRSSSVPNHHYILPYKFPVFKLPFISEQNDKNPPFCHLSKQNIFLIKPPQQQQEQQTLLRPWLIRVSQNTRGKTRFFHPLFCDSPLPRINLILDFRKLSLLHLGSNTFTRDFDTYSQHQPFNSDYMFPEKVIAVTCHGKNPLIVATISSHPEPLLSKCGNEKWKVIPDMSMEFGDICLFKGRAYAVDKIGKTIMVGSDSNVHLVAEPLDGGENKKLLVESDGDLLLACVHAFPVISVDLFKLNEKEKKWVKLTSLGDKVLFLGIKCSFSASFSDLYVAKGNCVIISADIFRRLSRLGSQASYVLDLDQDYMFSSTKLLIAYSCETMS, encoded by the exons ATGGAGACGGTCGACTGGTCTAAACTCCCAACAGACCTTCTCAATCTGATATCACAACGAATCGACGATGATGAACTCGATCTCATTCGCTTCCGATCAGTTTGTTCAACATGGCGCtcttcctccgtcccaaatcATCATTACATTTTACCCTACAAGTTCCCAGTCTTCAAATTACCATTCATCTCTGAGCAAAACGACAAAAACCCTCCATTCTGTCACCTCTCCAAACAAAATATCTTCCTCATCAAACCACCACagcaacaacaagaacaacaaacCCTACTTCGCCCTTGGTTGATAAGAGTTAGCCAAAACACGCGTGGCAAAACTCGATTTTTCCACCCACTTTTCTGTGATTCCCCTCTTCCTCGTATCAATCTCATTCTCGATTTCAGAAAATTATCTCTCCTCCATTTGGGAAGCAACACTTTCACTAGGGACTTCGACACCTATTCCCAACATCAACCCTTCAATAGTGACTACATGTTCCCTGAAAAGGTCATTGCTGTCACGTGCCATGGAAAAAACCCTCTCATTGTTGCCACAATATCCTCTCACCCAGAGCCGTTACTGTCGAAATGCGGCAATGAAAAATGGAAGGTGATCCCTGACATGTCGATGGAATTCGGAGACATATGCCTTTTTAAAGGGCGTGCTTATGCGGTTGACAAAATTGGCAAGACAATTATGGTTGGATCAGACTCAAATGTCCATTTAGTGGCTGAACCTTTGGATGGTGGTGAGAACAAGAAATTATTAGTGGAGAGCGATGGGGATTTGTTGTTAGCATGCGTTCATGCGTTTCCTGTAATAAGTGTTGATTTGTTTAAGCTTaatgagaaggagaagaagtggGTGAAGTTAACGAGTTTAGGGGATAAAGTTTTGTTCTTGGGGATAAAATGTTCGTTTTCTGCTTCTTTTTCAGATTTGTATGTTGCCAAAGGGAATTGTGTGATCATTAGTGCTGATATCTTTAGAAGACTTAGTCGACTTGGGTCACAGGCGAGCTATGTTTTGGACTTGGATCAAG ATTACATGTTCAGCAGCACCAAACTCCTAATTGCATATTCATGTGAAACGATGTCTTGA